In Rutidosis leptorrhynchoides isolate AG116_Rl617_1_P2 chromosome 6, CSIRO_AGI_Rlap_v1, whole genome shotgun sequence, the DNA window CTTGCCTTTTATTTTCGCTTAAAACCTTGGGATTCTTCGTATACGAAGCTTTTGGCGGTGTCTTTAGCATCCAACCAAACGTAAGCCTTGTCTAGTAAAGCTTCGTAAGTTTCGGGGAGATCTTGGCTAAGATGCTCCACCATCACTCGGGTCCTACATCCGTATAAGAGCCCCGAGATTCTTTGTAACTCGGGGAGTCCTGGGATCTGTTGGGTTTCATCCGTATACCGGATGAGAAAAGCTCTCGAAGCTTCGTTATCCTTCTGCTTAATACTGTGAGTAGCAACATGATTTTTCTTGTGCTTCTTTTGCTGGCTGAACTTTGACCTGAAAAGTCGTTTAAGGTCCTCGAAACTCGAGATGGAATCCTTTGCTAAAGAGTCGAACCAGACTCTTGCATCGCTTTTGAGCACGTATGAGAACGCATGGCAAGCTACAGCAGTGTCCCATCTTGACAATCGAGCCGCACCTttgaagatatttataaaatcATCAGGGTCATCTTTCCCCTCGTAATACCCCAGATGGGAAGGTATCTTCATCCCGACAGGTAATGGGTGGTTTTTTATTGAAGATACAAAAGGGGTTTTCTGACTTTTCCAGGATTGGTCTAAGTATCCGCCGACGTTTCCATTGGCTTCGTGGTGAAGATTGTTCGCTACGAGGGCGCCTCCAGTATACACATTTTGGTAGGGTAAGCTCACCCACGGATTACCTCCGTTCCATATTTGCGGCCCATAGGCAACGAAGCGTTTTGATGAGTCACCATGGGAATGACTCCCGTGGCTGGTAGGACCGTGCTGGTGTTAGGCATGTTTTGCGAAACAATGGGAAACGGACTCCCGAAGGTATATTGTTGCGAAACTGGCCCTCCGGTGTAGCCCAACGGGGCACTGGTGGTTATCATTGAATGAGCCGGTTGCGAAGGCACCGGCTGAAGAGTGATGTTCGGAGGGATTGCCAGCTATGAGATCTGGGGCCGACTGGTAAGAGGGAGACTTCTTGTTGGCCTCGCCTCCATTTCTATTTCTTCGTCAATGTCCTCGCTATCATACGTGAGGGTTCGCCGACTGTGTAGGTTCCCCTCTTCTCGAAACTTTTTGATAACGGCGCGTATGTTATCGTAGTTGTTTAGTATGAAAGTTTTATCGATTAACGGCGGTGGCCCAGAATCACTCTGATCTGTGGTTATGGGCATAGTTGGAGTGATTGGCGTTCGTGTCCCAGTTTCGTGCTGATCTACCTCAGATGGTAAAGAGAAACTGGGTGGTGGGTGATCAGATTCTGCAATGATCTTGTGTTTTTCTCAAACAAAACGAGTATTGAGgtggtgtcccacggatggcgccaattgtttgtacaattcttggcaCTCCTTGTTAACGGAACAAGGGTATTGAGATCTGATCACTGAATGGGTGATATAACGGGGTATGATGATGAATGTatgcttgttggcgattccccgaaggtagtacgaaggtatcgtactttacgccaccaagatacgaaGGTAACTCATTGAGAGTGTTTTGTATATGAGTGATTATGACTTAGAGTGAATGTCTTGTCCAGAGACTACGTTCCCTTTATATAGGGTTAGGCAATAGCTTTATCACCAGCTTTCTAGGTGGATTCAGTCTTCGAGGCAATCTCTGATGAGACAAAGGGGACTTTCCCTTCGGCTGACTGTAACCTCTGCTGGTTCAAGAAAGCTAGCCTGCAGcattcctcttttgtcatttggATGCTAGTGGAAGCGAGTTTGCTCAACCCGCTTACTTCTCTCCTTCAGTATAGGTGATCTTGTGACTTTAGGAGAAGTCCTTGTCCATTGGTAACCGTGATCCCTTCGTCAATACGTTCCTTCGTTGCTATTGCTTCGTATAACGGAAGTGGTTTCGTACCAACTCTGAATATTGGGATTCTACTTTGGTAGCATTCTTCTTTTTATCATTTGGGCGCCATTATTTGATTTCGGGGATATCCCGCCTTTGATTTGTATTTGACATATGTGTTCTTGTGATCCCATCTTATGCCACCTGTCATCGTTAGGCATGATACCTTCGTTAGCGTAGCTTCGTGTGTCTTGACGGGAGGATACACTATCAGAAAGCAATAATATAAATTAGAAACCAAATCCGCAATGGACGTTCAGATTTAAATTTAACATATacaaaattcaaatcctgagtgaTTTACTGATTGCGTTATGACGAGGATTCAGATTGAAGAATTAGCAAATCAATTTTGAAACCtgcatattaaaattaaaaaagacGGATCGATAAATAATAATTTACTGTATTAGGTTATTGTAACTGAAATAAACAATTGGTAATGAGAGCCAAGAAAAGTGAAAACGCACCGCGGTCAATAGTTCCTGAAGAATTGGGATGTGAGGAAGAGGTGTTTATCAGTTAGATTTTCATTTTTCGGTTTATTCGAGTTGTTTTGTTCGGTTTCAAAAGTTTAGAGGTAAAACCGAAAACTGGAACCGAAATCGAATTAAAATGATAATCGAATCTCGATTTATTGTCGATTCATGATGTTTTGGATCTAGTTGATTCATAAAAAATGATAATCGAAGCTCTAGGAATCTGTTCCAAGtctcaatttgaagtaattcgTGATTTTAAATTTTGTGTTAATTGGATATTACCtcaattcttggggtggccagagaagggttggaaacaggcagggagtattcctgatgggctgcgtacactagagtatggggtcggattactcgcccttcctgggtaacccgaacagggaaaaccttacaactttatgtttatgtttatgtttgaaCACGCAATCTTTTTGTGAGCAAAAATTAAATTGCAATTCTTTTTTGGCTTAACCAAATTGAAGGTTATCATGATTGTCAAATTGGGTAACTTAGGTTACCTTTTcgggcctttttttttttttaattcaaatgTATGAGATCTAACTAAATTTTTACCAGCTAGTGAAGCTCGAGTTGAGAACTCATGTAATGATATCACAACACCTATCATGGGACGATCGCTACATTTTAGACAACCACTCTTTTTCCGGCTGCATTTCAAGAGGGAATATGCAGATTGTACTATGGTAATCAACTTTACAATATGCTCTACTGATCAAAGATTTGCTGATGTGTCGTTTTAGTTTGGTGGAACTGTCTATATCAGTTTTTTTATCGGACGTTCTTAGAGTCACTTCTTTTTCGTGTATCAGATTCACTTGGGACTTTATTCACATCTTGATACTCTGGAGCCCTTTTAGATACAACCAAACTGGCTGATATTTTATGGTTACCAAATACTAAAAGAGCAAAGTTAAAATTAAATGAATAAATCAATATTTGTCTTTTGAGGAACTTAGTGATGTTtaaatttgcatttttaaattgaTTATACTTTTTAGATAACTATCGTTAACCAGTTGTACCAAACTTGTTATACATTAACGGTGTTAAATAACGCAATTATGTAATAATTAGCTTTTTAAGGGGATAATACGCGAGAAAGGAATAAACTGATTATACATTTGCTCCAGTATCCTGCTTTTTCATATTCATGTTTTGTGTCTCTCAAATCAAAAAATAATTGATTTTTATAATTAGTTTGTCAAATGCTATTGATTAATTATTTACGATTTAAGAACGTTATAATCAGATAATCACCTTCTGCAAATGGAACACCCGTAGTGCCATAAAGTATGAATGAATTTAGTAAGTGAAAGCAGCTCCAACATTAGAGATGATTATTTGTTTACATTTGTGTCTCTCTCTGTTTCAGATCCTGTTTACAGTAACATCACCATACCTAGCTAGCTTTCGTTTCTTATTCAAATATACTTATATTTGATCTTTTTCCAATTCGTAGGTCGACCTGTCAAAATTGTTAAAGGATAACATGAATATGCTCAATCGTCATTTATTGTACACTAAAACGATGACACGTTGTGGTAAAGTTGGAATATGATCTACATATAAAAATACTTTTTTAGGGACCATGGGGCTGCTTTTGCACATTCTCACTTTTCGGTCTACCACAGCTTTAATCTACTAGATGCCATATTGTTGGTGGTGAAGTGTGAAATGTTAGCTCCTGTACTATGATCTTTTATGGAAGGTTCATAAAATTAAATATTAGTGCAAGAATTTGCATAATGGAATTTAAATAAGTTACTATTTGTGTAGGAATCAATCACCACAATAAGAAACCACAACAAGAAACCGTACAATTCTTGCCTTTGTAAGTAATTTGAATCAAATCCTAACATTAAGTGTTGTCCGAATTCACACATTAGTCACTTTCATAACGCTGTTACTATGAATTATATGAATAAAGGAAGTTAGTTTTTTTATGGATTAACGGGTTATCCGGCTCGTTTTGCGAGCCGACTAATCTCAGGGCGATCACTTGCTTTGCAGGTAGTCCAATGTCATCGCGGGTAAACCTTTGCGGCCAAGGGTAAATTTTTTCATTATGGGTCCGAATCAAAAATAACTTTTTATGTTCTTGCTAAGCGTAGAGTCTTGATTAGTACACACCTTTGTTCTACAAATGGTGCTCAAACTAAGGTTTCAATAACTTCTTGCACCATAGAATAATCTCACAACCACACACTTCAGTAGTTTTATAGATTCTACCCACCATACTttttacttttatatttcaattgAAACCACTTTATTCCTACTTTTTAGCCTTTATTTAACCAACCCCATGTATCACAATATCTCCAATATCAACATTAACCATGAGAAGCCTAAACAAGAAAGTAATGTGCCTTGCAGACACCTTTTTCTTTCTAATTTGCTTCTATTTTTACTCCTCTTCTTCTCAAAAGATTTGCCCAAATTGTGGCCTACTAAAAGTTCCATACCCGTTAAGTACCAACCCCGATTGTGGCAACACGGATTACACTCTTCTCTGTGACACTCACTCTCAAAAACTATACTTCAACGCCCTGAACGGAAGTTCGTATCTTGTGGTCAAAATCAAACCCGAAAGTCAAAAACTAGTGATTCAAACTCAACCATGGTTGCCGAATTCATGCATCACTCAAGATTTTACCGTTAGTGAGGGACTTTGGTTAAACCAAACACTCCCTTTTAACATCTCTTCCTCAAACACTATCTTTATCTTCAACTGTTCACCTCGTCTTTTTGTGTCACCCCTTAATTGCACTCCTTCAAGTCTCTGCCATCTTTACCTTGAGAACTCGGGCCGGGTTGACCCGTCCCGTGCTCTTCAGTGTGCAAGTACCATCAGCCCATGTTGTACCTTCGTTGCAGGTGGTCTACCATCAGCATACAAAATTCGTCTGCACGCTTCTGGCTGCCGAGCTTTCAAAAGCATTATAAACTTAGATAAACAAAAACCGCCAAGTCTATGGGAAGAAGGTATCGAGATTCAGTGGGCCCCACCACCCGAACCCATATGTAAAACGCAAACCGAATGCTCAGTTTCTTCCAAATGTCAACCTATCAAACAGGGCATCTCTCGTTGTCTATGCAATCAACATTATAAATGGGATCATGTCCTAGGAGTTTGTCTAAGAACGAGTCCTAAGTCAAAGTCAAAATCCGGTCATACCATCAAGATTTCAATTTGTGTAGTCTTGTTTTTTGCGGTTGCAGTGGTGATGAGTGCGATTACGgttaaaaaatctagaaaagttcgtCAAAAAGCGAAGGTTGCAAAGGAGAGAGAAGAGTTGTTTAAATCAAGCAACGGGATGAAATCTGCACGAATGTTTAGTTTAAAAGAGTTAAAAAAAGCAACGAACGATTTTTCTAAAGATAAACTTTTGGGAGTTGGCGGTTTTGGTGAAGTTTATAAAGGCGAGCTTCACGATGGGACAGTTGTAGCGGTTAAGTCTGCTAAAGTGGGCAACATAAAGAGTACTCAACAAGTACTTAATGAAGTTGGGATTCTTTCGCAAGTAAATCATAAAAATCTTGTTCGACTTTTGGGATGTTGTGTTGAAGCTGAACAGCCATTAATGGTGTACGAATACATTTCTAGAGGAACCCTTTATCATCATTTGCATAGCGAGTCTTGTAAGTTTTTGAATTGGATATCAAGATTGAGAATATGTTTACAAACGGCCGAAGCACTGGCTTATCTTCACACGTCGGCTCATACTCCAATTTATCACAGAGATATTAAATCGAATAACATACTTTTAGATGATGAGTACAATGCAAAAGTTTCTGACTTTGGTCTATCAAGATTGGCTAAACCAGGGTTGAGCCATGTCTCAACATGTGCTCAAGGGACACTGGGCTATTTGGACCCGGAGTATTATAGGAACTATCAATTAACAGATAAGAGTGACGTTTATAGTTTTGGTGTTGTGTTGCTTGAAATTCTCACTACAAAAAGGGCGATCGACTTCGCGCGAGAAGAAGATGATGTAAACTTGGCGGTTTACGTTGCTCAACGAGCTGATTCGGTTATGGAAGTTGTTGACCCGAGATTGGTCGAAAATGAGGCTTCTGGTCAAGTTTTGAATAGTGTAAGCCTCTTTTGTAAGCTTGCACTTGCATGCTTAAAAGAAAAGAAAGGAGATAGACCAAACATGAAAGATGTTGTTCAAGAACTCCAGTCTATACTTGAAGGTGTAGATCAAGATTTGGTTTCTTGAGGGACAAGTTAATAATGATTTGATGCTTTTTTAATGAATACATGAAATGAATTCCAAAGATAGCAGTGAAGAATCTACAATGACTAATTAGAATAAAACTAGAATAAAAAAAGCAGGAAAGTATATGCATTATTTTCCTTAAATAAATATGATATTGATATTGGCTAGATAAAATGGGTTAAGCACTTGTTAGTGATAACTTACTTTTTACTTTCATTTGTCTTTTAAAGTAGAGCCTTTTTTATGATTGGTCTTTCATTAAATAATGAGTTGATATTTTTACTACACTACAAGCTAGCCATAGTGTTACCATTGAGATGGTTGGTTACAAAATCTTAGGTGATCTTAAAAAGAAACTTGCTAACAATAATGTGATAGTTAATAGATTAATTATTAATACCATGTTGACCATTaaatgatttaattattattaaatgatactccgtaacaaaaaaaaaaaaaaaaaaaaaaaaaccgcatATTGACTGTAGCCCTACTATATATTTTGGATTAATTCATAGTTTGATGAAAAACTAACAAAAGTTATGTTCTCAAGTGCGAAATAGAAAAATTTTGCCCATTGGATAGTAAATATGACCTTTATTTTGTTTaatgtcaaattgtaatctttgaAAGGATTGAGCAATTTTCATCTTTTGATAGCTTTGTGTGTCAGATAATTTGCTCCAACCTTGACCAATTAATAATCCTACAGCAAACTGGTTGTAAAAATACACTAATTtatatgtgtaaataaaaatgttttGGTCTTGATGACTTGGTTGTTTATGTAGATATCATACACATAGCATATCATAAGTATCCATTTAGTCATTCATGTTATAATTAATGGGGAGAGAGTAATGATAACCTAAGAGATGGGAGTAGTCAAAAAGCAAAAAAAAGTGTGTTTTAGCAATGATGTTTTCAAACAAGAACAAATCACAATGTATCAACTAGTGAGATAACTTGTTGGCGATGTACAAATTATCAATGCTCAAGTTACAAGCCAAAGAAACAACATGTAGAACAGTATTATGATACTGAGAGTTGCAGCAAACATACTTGTACAACAAGAACGGATGCAAAACCAAAGTGTGTTGCTGACTCATCTACGGTATCTATGGCGCTTGAAATTGAAATAAACATGCAAGATTCCACGCTCAAATGTGCATTTAAATCCCTTCTTGTGTGAATACTCCCATTCCTTGTTCACAATGCGAAACGCCTGTCATAAATTGATTGATAACCAACTTCagcatacaaaataaaaaaataaaaatgagcCGAAGTACATTCCTATCAGGGGTCAAATAAATCTTATTATGACCACTTAACAAATTTGGGATCAAAATTAGATCATTAAGACACCTAGGAAACTTTAAG includes these proteins:
- the LOC139855291 gene encoding wall-associated receptor kinase-like 20 gives rise to the protein MRSLNKKVMCLADTFFFLICFYFYSSSSQKICPNCGLLKVPYPLSTNPDCGNTDYTLLCDTHSQKLYFNALNGSSYLVVKIKPESQKLVIQTQPWLPNSCITQDFTVSEGLWLNQTLPFNISSSNTIFIFNCSPRLFVSPLNCTPSSLCHLYLENSGRVDPSRALQCASTISPCCTFVAGGLPSAYKIRLHASGCRAFKSIINLDKQKPPSLWEEGIEIQWAPPPEPICKTQTECSVSSKCQPIKQGISRCLCNQHYKWDHVLGVCLRTSPKSKSKSGHTIKISICVVLFFAVAVVMSAITVKKSRKVRQKAKVAKEREELFKSSNGMKSARMFSLKELKKATNDFSKDKLLGVGGFGEVYKGELHDGTVVAVKSAKVGNIKSTQQVLNEVGILSQVNHKNLVRLLGCCVEAEQPLMVYEYISRGTLYHHLHSESCKFLNWISRLRICLQTAEALAYLHTSAHTPIYHRDIKSNNILLDDEYNAKVSDFGLSRLAKPGLSHVSTCAQGTLGYLDPEYYRNYQLTDKSDVYSFGVVLLEILTTKRAIDFAREEDDVNLAVYVAQRADSVMEVVDPRLVENEASGQVLNSVSLFCKLALACLKEKKGDRPNMKDVVQELQSILEGVDQDLVS